The Bacillota bacterium genome has a segment encoding these proteins:
- a CDS encoding MFS transporter encodes MMRIYRGWLVTASTFVVLFVVFGLSNSFGIFFNSLLKEFGATRESTSLIFSIHVFILFISGAFFGRLSDITGPRKVIGLGIVLISSGLLISSFANEIWHLYFSYGIIFALGAGAAYIPSVATMQQWFVKRGGTAAGIANAGIGFGSLAVAPIAAHMNITMGWRYSFMVFGLLSLIVLVIAVIFQTQPGDISSKQARFHLVDLIRSKAFLLLFTAILLGDMSIYISLGHIVPYAIDRGIGEVPASTILGSIGGAGIIGRFGMGYISDTLGRDNGLIKSLITCLLGMGLSLIWLIFARVYWMLMLFSLVFGFTYGGFVALLSPIAMVLFGRDNLSSIIGTLYAATGVGALIGPTMAGRLYDSTGSYLISFIIGGLSSLAAAGLVISLRKTNQEMAAV; translated from the coding sequence ATGATGAGGATTTATCGTGGATGGTTGGTAACAGCATCCACATTTGTAGTTCTTTTTGTTGTGTTCGGCCTTTCCAATTCGTTTGGGATATTTTTCAATTCCCTTCTGAAGGAATTCGGAGCAACGAGAGAAAGTACATCTCTGATATTTTCCATCCACGTCTTTATCCTGTTTATTTCAGGAGCCTTCTTCGGTAGACTCTCCGATATAACAGGTCCGAGAAAAGTAATTGGGCTTGGTATCGTCCTTATTTCCTCCGGCCTCCTCATATCCAGTTTCGCTAATGAAATCTGGCACCTTTATTTCTCCTATGGCATTATCTTTGCCTTGGGGGCGGGAGCAGCTTATATTCCCTCCGTAGCCACCATGCAGCAATGGTTCGTAAAGCGTGGAGGGACTGCCGCCGGTATAGCCAACGCAGGTATCGGATTTGGGAGTCTTGCCGTAGCTCCCATAGCAGCCCATATGAACATAACCATGGGATGGAGATATTCCTTCATGGTATTCGGCCTTTTGTCTCTGATTGTTCTCGTTATTGCAGTTATATTCCAAACCCAACCGGGAGATATCTCATCTAAACAAGCCCGGTTCCATCTCGTAGACCTCATACGTTCTAAGGCATTCTTATTGCTTTTTACTGCTATCCTCCTAGGGGATATGTCCATCTATATCTCCCTGGGCCACATCGTTCCATACGCAATTGATAGGGGAATAGGAGAGGTGCCGGCATCCACCATCCTTGGATCGATCGGTGGAGCGGGGATAATAGGGAGATTCGGAATGGGGTACATTTCCGATACGTTGGGCAGAGATAATGGCCTGATTAAAAGCCTGATAACGTGTTTACTGGGAATGGGCCTTTCTTTAATCTGGCTGATCTTCGCCAGGGTATACTGGATGCTCATGCTGTTTTCCCTCGTGTTCGGATTTACCTATGGCGGATTTGTGGCTTTACTCTCCCCGATTGCCATGGTCCTCTTTGGGAGAGATAACCTGAGCTCAATCATAGGCACTCTCTATGCTGCTACCGGAGTCGGAGCCCTTATTGGCCCCACTATGGCCGGAAGGTTGTACGATTCCACCGGAAGCTACCTGATCTCGTTCATCATAGGAGGATTATCAAGTCTTGCAGCTGCAGGATTGGTGATCTCTCTAAGGAAGACCAACCAAGAAATGGCTGCAGTTTAA